The following DNA comes from candidate division KSB1 bacterium.
ACCAACGGCGCTATTGCCGATTATGCGATCATCACGGCTGTGACTGATCCCGATGCCACACGAACCAGGAAGTTATCCTTATTTTGGGTTGACTTGAATTCTCCCGGGGTTTCGCGCTATAAATTGAACAAGGATGTCTGGATCCCATCGGATTTGACCCGGATTCAAATGAAACAGGTGTTCGTTCCCGAAGAAAATTTAATGGGAACGCGCGGGAAAGGATTGAGCCACATTCTCGAAATTTTTACGAATAGCCGTATCACCATTAGCGCCTTGGCATTAGGTACGGCGGTCGGGGCCTTCGAACTCGGCTTAGAACGTGCTAAGAAACGAGATGTGTTTGGACAGAAAATCGCCGACCTCCAAGCCAAGTCATTTGAAATTGCCGACTTTTATGCCCGAATTGAAGCTGCTCGAATGATGCTTTATAGAGCTTGTTGGGTAAAAGATCAATTGCAGCAGGATTTTCGGCTGGAGGCTTCATTGGCTAAATATTTAACGGTAGATATTGCGAAGCGTGTTTCCAATTGGGCCGCGGATCTGTTCGGCGCCGCTTCTGTGGTGATCGAGCATCCGATCCATAAATTTCCATTAGATGCCTGGGCAGTGGCCTTGGGCGAAGGCACCCAGGATGTCCAAAAGCTGATCATCTTCAGAGAAGTGATGAAACGACAAGGACAAATGGACTGATTTTAAACTTCTCGATTCCAAATAACGAGGCGATTATTCGAAGGAAAAAAAATTTCGAATGATTATTATAAATTTCTTTTCTGA
Coding sequences within:
- a CDS encoding acyl-CoA dehydrogenase family protein — encoded protein: MDFSIPKELESELIKFNDFIKSYLKPRLPQWQKEKSYPRTFFVELGKNGWLGFDLKNGAIIEQPYLKQALLMEALAKVSPGMAITMLVQISLGTKGLHLFGTEAQKQKYFASAIRGETLLCVGNTENLAGSDVANISARAEKVSGGWILTGAKSYVTNGAIADYAIITAVTDPDATRTRKLSLFWVDLNSPGVSRYKLNKDVWIPSDLTRIQMKQVFVPEENLMGTRGKGLSHILEIFTNSRITISALALGTAVGAFELGLERAKKRDVFGQKIADLQAKSFEIADFYARIEAARMMLYRACWVKDQLQQDFRLEASLAKYLTVDIAKRVSNWAADLFGAASVVIEHPIHKFPLDAWAVALGEGTQDVQKLIIFREVMKRQGQMD